A single Deltaproteobacteria bacterium DNA region contains:
- a CDS encoding ribonuclease HI, which translates to MEASDPIVVYTDGACTGNPGPAGLGVVIRDGDDRRELSEYLGDATNNIAELTAILRALETLADTAGATDRPVHLHTDSSYSIGVLTKNWKAKANQELIARIKRVAQAFRHLQFVKVKGHAGVPDNERADELARAAIDRRR; encoded by the coding sequence ATGGAGGCGTCAGATCCGATCGTCGTGTACACGGACGGCGCATGCACCGGCAACCCGGGACCGGCCGGTCTCGGCGTCGTCATCCGCGACGGCGACGACCGGCGCGAACTGTCCGAGTACCTCGGCGACGCCACCAACAACATCGCGGAGCTCACCGCGATCTTGCGCGCCCTTGAGACGCTCGCGGACACCGCCGGCGCCACGGACCGGCCCGTACACCTGCACACCGACAGCAGCTACAGCATCGGCGTGTTGACGAAAAACTGGAAGGCGAAGGCGAACCAGGAACTGATCGCGCGAATCAAACGCGTGGCGCAGGCGTTTCGCCACCTCCAGTTCGTCAAGGTCAAGGGCCACGCCGGCGTGCCGGACAACGAGCGCGCCGACGAGCTGGCCCGCGCGGCGATCGACCGCCGGCGGTGA
- a CDS encoding MFS transporter, which yields MRAIARAPVEAVEGAGAIGEARGVAGRVTAVAGAGAIGEARGVAGRVTAVAGAIAFAGFGSRRAHRSPPWCGSAAPRATIRLRLYSPILVDPAVPPRAPRLVTRSFVLVTVAVFLGALSPNLFVLASRYLARRGYDPDAIGLVMAAFMVGSLSTMAWVGRVIQRGHRALALAAGCAVGAAGCALFERADALWGFVAARVVQGSGFAAVLVSGSAYVAEIAPPARLAQALGFAGVLTLAAQAVGPAFGEWIVAAAGWRWLFWSGSIAGVAGAALGALLPPIRDGQRAGAAAPPAARATAAVVAMALSGFGFGSVVGFLAAYADAASVGAVSPFFTAYVAAAIAARLALGHLADTRGRRATATPALVGHSMALAVLAALSSPWQLVASGGLYGLCHGIYYPSLQAQIVERAPADARARAVATSTLAFGGGAFCAQLGLGVVANAWGYPAIYAIAAAAGVAAAGAVWSGPRDFV from the coding sequence GTGCGGGCGATCGCGCGCGCGCCGGTGGAGGCGGTCGAGGGCGCGGGCGCGATCGGCGAGGCGCGAGGCGTCGCCGGCCGCGTCACTGCGGTCGCCGGCGCGGGCGCGATCGGCGAGGCGCGAGGCGTCGCCGGCCGCGTCACTGCGGTCGCCGGCGCCATCGCGTTCGCGGGATTCGGTTCGCGTCGCGCGCATCGCTCGCCGCCATGGTGCGGGTCCGCCGCCCCGCGCGCAACTATTCGCTTGCGCCTATACTCGCCGATCCTCGTGGACCCCGCCGTACCGCCCCGCGCGCCCCGCCTCGTCACCCGCTCGTTCGTGCTGGTCACGGTGGCCGTGTTCCTCGGCGCGCTGAGTCCGAACCTGTTCGTGCTCGCGTCGCGATACCTCGCGCGGCGCGGATACGATCCCGACGCGATCGGGCTGGTCATGGCGGCGTTCATGGTCGGCTCGCTGTCGACGATGGCATGGGTCGGCCGCGTGATTCAGCGCGGCCACCGCGCGCTGGCGCTGGCGGCCGGCTGCGCGGTCGGAGCCGCCGGCTGCGCGCTGTTCGAGCGAGCTGACGCGTTGTGGGGGTTCGTGGCGGCGCGCGTCGTCCAGGGCAGCGGGTTCGCCGCCGTGCTGGTGAGCGGTTCCGCGTACGTCGCCGAAATCGCGCCGCCGGCGCGGCTCGCGCAGGCGCTCGGGTTCGCCGGTGTGCTCACCCTCGCGGCGCAGGCGGTCGGTCCGGCGTTCGGCGAGTGGATCGTCGCCGCGGCGGGCTGGCGCTGGCTGTTTTGGTCCGGCTCGATCGCGGGGGTCGCCGGCGCCGCGCTCGGCGCGCTGTTGCCGCCGATCCGAGACGGCCAGCGGGCCGGCGCCGCTGCGCCACCGGCGGCGCGCGCGACGGCGGCGGTCGTCGCGATGGCGCTGTCGGGGTTCGGCTTCGGCTCCGTCGTCGGGTTCCTCGCCGCGTACGCCGATGCCGCCTCGGTCGGCGCCGTGTCCCCGTTTTTCACCGCCTACGTGGCCGCCGCGATCGCCGCCCGGCTCGCGCTCGGACATCTGGCCGACACGCGCGGCCGGCGCGCCACGGCGACGCCGGCGCTCGTCGGCCACTCGATGGCTCTCGCCGTGCTCGCGGCGCTGTCCTCGCCGTGGCAACTCGTCGCCAGCGGCGGGCTGTACGGGTTGTGTCACGGCATCTACTACCCGTCGCTGCAGGCGCAGATCGTCGAGCGAGCGCCGGCCGACGCGCGCGCGCGCGCGGTCGCGACGTCGACGCTGGCCTTCGGCGGCGGCGCGTTCTGCGCCCAGCTCGGGCTCGGCGTCGTGGCCAACGCGTGGGGCTACCCGGCGATCTATGCGATCGCGGCGGCCGCCGGGGTCGCGGCCGCTGGTGCGGTGTGGTCGGGGCCGCGCGATTTCGTGTAA
- the yacG gene encoding DNA gyrase inhibitor YacG: MTERPATRCPICGEPVPPHDRNDAYPFCSKRCRLIDLGNWLDGRYAIPGPPSRDPRDPDDG; the protein is encoded by the coding sequence ATGACCGAGCGACCCGCGACGCGGTGTCCCATCTGCGGTGAACCCGTGCCGCCGCACGACCGCAACGATGCGTACCCGTTCTGTTCCAAGCGGTGCCGGCTCATCGATCTCGGCAACTGGCTCGACGGCCGCTACGCGATCCCCGGGCCGCCGTCGCGAGATCCGCGCGATCCGGATGACGGTTAG
- a CDS encoding polysaccharide deacetylase, which yields MAPVCAVSVDLDPLPCYYRIHALGPPPPALRGLILRACAPRFADVFAARGIRATFFVVGEDLDADPAARAVLAELAAAGHELANHSYAHDYALARRPPDVIAADVQRAHDRIGEVAGAEGVVGFRAPGYDVSPALVDVLSRLAYRYDSSVFPAPGYYAAKAVVMAVLAVTGRRSGAVLTDPRALIAPADPYRPDPAAPWRRGAADLVELPVGVTRLARTPAIGTNLLLAPRWLRAAWLRSVLRRPLFNFELHGIDLVDAAADGVPPELVARQPDLRATGARKRRALEEVLDAVAARGVAFRRLRDVAVDL from the coding sequence GTGGCCCCCGTGTGCGCGGTCTCCGTCGATCTCGACCCGCTGCCCTGCTACTACCGCATTCACGCGCTCGGGCCGCCGCCGCCCGCGCTGCGCGGACTGATCTTGCGCGCGTGCGCGCCGCGGTTCGCCGACGTGTTCGCGGCGCGCGGCATTCGCGCCACGTTCTTCGTCGTCGGCGAGGATCTCGACGCCGATCCGGCCGCGCGGGCGGTGCTGGCGGAGCTCGCTGCGGCGGGACACGAGCTGGCCAACCACAGTTACGCGCACGACTACGCGCTGGCGCGCCGGCCGCCCGACGTCATCGCGGCCGACGTGCAGCGCGCGCACGATCGAATCGGCGAGGTGGCCGGCGCGGAGGGGGTCGTGGGCTTCCGCGCGCCGGGGTACGACGTATCGCCCGCGTTGGTCGACGTGTTGAGCCGCCTCGCCTATCGCTACGACTCCTCGGTGTTTCCCGCGCCCGGTTACTATGCGGCCAAGGCGGTCGTCATGGCCGTGCTGGCGGTGACGGGCCGACGGAGCGGTGCCGTGCTCACGGATCCGCGCGCGCTGATCGCGCCGGCGGACCCGTACCGGCCCGACCCGGCGGCGCCGTGGCGCCGCGGCGCCGCCGACCTGGTCGAACTGCCGGTCGGCGTCACGCGGCTCGCGCGCACCCCGGCGATCGGCACGAACCTGCTGCTCGCGCCGCGGTGGCTGCGCGCCGCGTGGCTGCGGTCGGTCCTGCGCCGGCCGCTGTTCAACTTCGAGCTGCACGGCATCGACCTCGTCGACGCGGCCGCCGACGGCGTGCCGCCGGAGCTGGTCGCGCGGCAGCCCGACCTGCGCGCGACCGGCGCCCGCAAGCGGCGAGCGCTCGAGGAGGTGCTCGACGCGGTCGCCGCGCGCGGGGTCGCGTTCCGCCGCTTGCGCGACGTCGCCGTCGACCTGTGA
- a CDS encoding glycosyltransferase has protein sequence MSSPYVSIVIPVYNEEALLRSALDELRSDLAARFDWTYEILVAENGSTDATVAIAEEIAAADPRVRVLSVGEPNYGLALRRGILAARGEYVLCDEIDLCDTDFYARALPILEAGEADLVVGSKSMPGAQDERPVLRRVATRVINGMLRVAVGFEGTDTHGLKAMRRAALAPVAEACVVDKDLFASELVVRAWRGGVRVVEIPVRVAEKRRPAINLARRVPNVLKNLARLTYVIRFGGGR, from the coding sequence ATGTCGTCGCCGTACGTGTCGATCGTCATCCCCGTCTACAACGAGGAGGCGCTGCTGCGCTCGGCGCTCGACGAGCTGCGGTCCGACCTGGCCGCGCGCTTCGACTGGACCTACGAGATCCTCGTCGCCGAAAACGGCAGCACGGATGCGACCGTCGCGATCGCCGAGGAGATCGCCGCGGCCGACCCCCGCGTCCGCGTCCTGTCGGTCGGCGAGCCGAACTACGGGCTGGCGCTGCGGCGCGGCATCCTCGCGGCGCGCGGCGAGTACGTTTTGTGCGACGAGATCGACCTGTGCGACACCGACTTTTACGCCCGCGCGCTGCCGATTCTCGAAGCGGGGGAGGCCGATCTGGTCGTCGGTTCCAAGTCGATGCCCGGGGCGCAGGACGAGCGCCCCGTGCTGCGGCGCGTCGCGACGCGGGTGATCAACGGCATGCTGCGCGTCGCGGTCGGCTTCGAGGGCACCGACACGCACGGGCTGAAGGCGATGCGGCGCGCGGCGCTCGCGCCGGTCGCCGAGGCGTGTGTGGTCGACAAGGATCTGTTCGCGAGTGAGCTGGTCGTGCGCGCGTGGCGCGGCGGCGTGCGCGTCGTGGAGATCCCGGTCCGCGTCGCCGAAAAGCGGCGGCCCGCGATCAACCTTGCGCGCCGCGTGCCGAACGTGCTCAAGAACCTGGCGCGCCTCACGTACGTGATCCGCTTCGGCGGCGGGAGGTGA
- a CDS encoding TIGR02266 family protein → MDVLIMSTRHRRSDTDAPPTGGIERRGCPRVLVDLEVDCRCRDNFLFASIRDISATGIFVQTQHPEPPGTHLNLRFTPDDSDEPFELEGRVIWINRYRPGDATNLNPGMGVRFVALTDAQRRRLSELVRTFAYLDDDDAAD, encoded by the coding sequence GTGGACGTGCTGATCATGTCGACCCGACATCGCCGCAGCGACACCGATGCTCCGCCGACCGGCGGCATCGAGCGCCGTGGCTGTCCGCGCGTGCTCGTCGACCTCGAAGTCGATTGCCGTTGTCGGGACAACTTTCTGTTCGCATCGATCCGAGACATCAGCGCCACCGGCATCTTCGTCCAGACGCAACACCCCGAGCCGCCCGGTACGCATCTGAACCTGCGGTTCACGCCGGACGACAGCGACGAGCCGTTCGAACTCGAAGGTCGGGTCATCTGGATCAATCGCTATCGGCCCGGTGACGCGACCAACCTGAACCCGGGCATGGGCGTGCGCTTCGTCGCGCTCACCGACGCGCAGCGGCGCCGCCTGTCGGAGCTGGTCCGCACGTTCGCCTACCTCGACGACGACGACGCCGCCGACTGA